In Chloroflexota bacterium, the following proteins share a genomic window:
- a CDS encoding DegT/DnrJ/EryC1/StrS family aminotransferase, which produces MNSVKTMQVPFVNLAAQHAAIKGELLEAMGRVIDSGMFVLGAEVDELERQFAEAIGVQYAVGVNSGTDALILALRALGVGPGDEVITAANSFIASAGCAAMIGARPVLVDVGDDYNMDPACLLRAITPRTKAIVPVHLTGRAARMDEIMRIADEHGIPVVEDAAQAVLAEYRGTRVGAFGAAGAFSLHPLKTLSAIGDGGILTTDNRALYEEVRIMRNLGLKTRDDAVVWSGNSRLDTIQAAALLVKLKYLEAWTEQRRANARRYRALLADIPQVRTPAEEPYERAVYQVFKILAEDRDALQAYLKERGIGTAVHYAIPMHLQTVAAELDYAPGAFPVTERQAEQILAIPIYHTLTDEELTYVAEAIRAFYTGARPADGRSVR; this is translated from the coding sequence GTGAACAGCGTGAAGACCATGCAAGTGCCGTTCGTCAACCTGGCCGCACAGCACGCCGCCATCAAGGGCGAGCTGCTGGAGGCGATGGGCCGCGTCATCGACAGCGGGATGTTCGTCCTCGGGGCCGAGGTCGACGAGCTGGAGCGCCAGTTCGCCGAGGCCATCGGCGTGCAGTACGCCGTCGGGGTGAACTCGGGCACCGATGCACTGATCCTGGCCCTGCGGGCGCTCGGCGTCGGCCCGGGCGACGAGGTCATCACTGCCGCGAACTCGTTCATCGCCAGCGCCGGCTGCGCGGCGATGATCGGCGCGCGCCCGGTCCTGGTGGACGTGGGCGACGACTACAACATGGACCCTGCCTGCCTGCTGCGCGCGATCACCCCACGGACGAAGGCGATTGTGCCCGTCCACCTCACGGGGCGCGCGGCCCGCATGGATGAGATCATGCGGATCGCCGACGAGCATGGGATTCCCGTCGTCGAGGATGCTGCCCAGGCGGTCCTGGCCGAGTACCGTGGCACGCGCGTGGGCGCGTTCGGGGCGGCCGGGGCGTTCAGTTTGCACCCGCTTAAGACGCTGAGCGCCATTGGCGACGGCGGCATCCTCACGACCGACAACCGCGCGCTGTATGAAGAGGTCAGGATCATGCGAAACCTCGGGCTGAAGACCCGAGACGACGCCGTGGTCTGGAGCGGGAACTCGCGCCTCGACACGATCCAGGCGGCGGCGCTGCTGGTCAAGCTCAAGTACCTGGAGGCGTGGACCGAGCAGCGGCGCGCCAACGCCCGCCGGTACCGTGCGCTCCTGGCCGATATCCCGCAGGTGCGGACGCCCGCCGAGGAGCCGTATGAGCGGGCCGTCTATCAGGTCTTCAAGATCCTGGCTGAAGACCGCGACGCTCTCCAGGCCTACTTGAAGGAGCGTGGCATCGGCACGGCGGTCCACTATGCGATCCCGATGCACCTGCAGACGGTCGCCGCCGAGCTGGACTACGCGCCCGGCGCGTTCCCCGTCACCGAGCGGCAGGCCGAGCAGATCCTGGCCATCCCGATCTACCACACCCTGACGGACGAGGAGTTGACGTACGTCGCGGAGGCGATCCGGGCGTTCTACACAGGTGCGCGCCCCGCTGATGGCCGATCGGTCCGCTAG